The following are from one region of the Capsicum annuum cultivar UCD-10X-F1 chromosome 1, UCD10Xv1.1, whole genome shotgun sequence genome:
- the LOC107876932 gene encoding uncharacterized protein LOC107876932: MYPGMGTQVHYKGYLPAYYSMRDLSEDSNSSNWPLFYEDKTFSNGQYCNGFMSRTTTDAYPGYNKDVLKEKMLEHESIFKNQVVELHRLHRIQRDMMDEIKREELHRLRASMDPSSSSSHIGSQVPSEDARKWHITSFPSANSGCPRTFKLGTEVVNSPLRFSKGNSECQLRNGCSSNICEVLEVRPSKVRKMLFDLELPADEYNETDSSEQLQVNGGSFNPSYRVNGNYTVAQESSAKLFHGDDAVAKSNCGNNASTSSTWFRSSNLLTDLNEPAQLEEANPAPVDFLGYGNNHRESRGLNVSAKSNPAFVTSPRETTWNSHHASPNGSLNSLYIANKGKERDWFSSSYGTGNIKGSMAPAPQSLEQDKFPTPFHQVHVMLNKAYQPPGIHLFHHTRNDPWKQRAVHSLETFHINREPNYTHVRSFDGSQMSPHPFANSSVLPNSWSRTVFSRGKPSGDFTQRPSSVHTSPSLLSASVNKSGQASQSHGFFGEKWQISDRSKLNPGLASDLPILGRFDQGSSSATKVSPVCFPSVAFDSLDRAKVEPLTSERLSTNGFQKILNSPNYRNSTSEKGFDLNLLSESSLDEETPEFDMRLVDGKRELQDPLSVLPWLKAKQCRRNEDTDTMRGVNSTASGFPQAYASPPSCQTNTLKNASSLEDCNASATKEFGETRSIQKILGVPILENSLASKTESSSLVSTCVTLQFSPEGENFGHERRKMLIDINMPCDLSMTEPEKPDAIEPLVPEKVMETKVNNIRSCFDLNSCITEDEDPFSVESNNVGVKAVLEIDLEAPFVLDAEQTDLQMDMPEEDDKQYEECSQLVEDNPEQKRDEIDRIAAEAIVAISLSSQCILMEEACCDPSDDPLESLRWFVDVVSSFADEPENGPERGTISEDVAIVAHSTAKELDYFEAMTLQLTETKKEDYMPKPFVPEFQTVEDAGATSLTNRPRRGPARRGRQRRDFQRDILPGLVSLSRHEVTEDLQTFGGLMRATGHTWSSGLTRRTGSRNGRSRRTVIESIAPVTVLTTISPPLLHQLNNMEGSLEDKSLTGWGKTTRRPRRQRCPAGNPPAPLT; this comes from the exons GAATGGGAACACAAGTGCATTATAAAGGCTACTTACCAGCTTATTACTCCATGAGGGACCTTAGTGAGGATTCTAACAGTAGTAATTGGCCTTTATTTTATGAAGATAAGACCTTCTCAAATGGACAATACTGTAATGGTTTCATGTCAAGGACAACAACGGATGCATATCCAGGATATAATAAGGATGTCCTAAAGGAGAAAATGCTTGAACATGAGTCCATATTCAAGAATCAG GTGGTGGAGCTGCATCGCCTTCACAGAATTCAGAGGGATATGATGGATGAAATTAAAAGGGAAGAACTGCACAGACTTCGGGCATCAATGGATCCATCCTCCTCATCAAGCCACATAGGATCTCAAGTACCATCTGAAGATGCTCGGAAATGGCATATCACCAGCTTCCCCTCAGCAAATTCTGGTTGTCCTAGAACATTTAAATTGGGTACAGAAGTTGTTAATTCTCCCTTGAGATTTTCAAAAGGGAACAGTGAATGTCAATTGCGAAATGGTTGTTCTTCGAATATCTGTGAAGTGTTGGAGGTTAGACCCTCAAAAGTCCGGAAAATGTTGTTTGATCTTGAACTTCCAGCGGATGAGTACAATGAAACAGATAGCAGTGAGCAGTTGCAGGTTAATGGAGGATCTTTCAATCCAAGTTATCGTGTTAATGGAAATTACACAGTTGCTCAAGAGAGTAGTGCAAAATTGTTTCATGGTGATGATGCTGTTGCGAAGAGTAATTGCGGAAACAACGCCTCAACTTCCAGTACATGGTTTAGAAGTTCAAATCTGTTGACTGATCTTAATGAACCAGCTCAGCTTGAAGAAGCAAATCCAGCACCTGTTGATTTTCTCGGTTATGGTAATAATCATAGGGAGAGTAGAGGCCTAAATGTTTCTGCTAAATCAAATCCAGCATTTGTGACTTCTCCAAGAGAAACCACATGGAACTCCCATCACGCAAGCCCTAATGGCTCCTTAAATAGCCTGTATATTGCCAATAAAGGCAAAGAGAGGGATTGGTTTTCTTCTTCATATGGAACTG GTAACATCAAAGGTAGCATGGCTCCAGCACCTCAGAGTCTTGAACAAGACAAGTTCCCTACTCCTTTCCATCAGGTACACGTAATGCTTAACAAAGCTTATCAACCTCCTGGAATCCATCTATTTCACCATACAAGAAATGACCCTTGGAAACAGAGAGCAGTGCATAGTTTAGAGACATTTCATATAAATCGTGAACCCAACTATACCCATGTGAGATCGTTTGATGGTTCGCAGATGAGTCCCCATCCATTTGCAAATTCCTCGGTATTACCCAATTCATGGTCACGCACAGTCTTTTCTCGGGGGAAACCAAGTGGTGACTTTACTCAGAGGCCTTCATCAGTTCATACAAGCCCGTCGTTGCTCTCAGCTTCAGTAAACAAGAGTGGACAGGCATCTCAGAGCCATGGCTTTTTTGGAGAGAAGTGGCAAATCAGTGATAGGTCTAAGTTGAATCCTGGTTTGGCTAGTGATCTACCTATCTTGGGCAGGTTTGACCAGGGATCTTCTTCGGCCACCAAAGTATCGCCAGTGTGCTTCCCTTCAGTTGCTTTTGACTCTTTGGACCGTGCTAAGGTTGAGCCTTTGACATCTGAGCGATTATCTACTAATGGATTTCAAAAAATTCTCAATAGCCCCAATTATAGGAACTCAACGTCTGAAAAAGGTTTCGATTTGAATCTGTTGTCTGAGAGTTCTCTAGATGAGGAAACACCCGAGTTTGATATGAGGTTGGTTGATGGAAAAAGAGAGCTTCAAGACCCTCTATCAGTGTTACCATGGCTTAAAGCTAAGCAATGTCGTAGAAATGAGGACACAGATACCATGAGAGGTGTAAACTCAACAGCATCTGGGTTTCCCCAAGCGTATGCAAGCCCACCTTCTTGCCAGACTAACACGTTAAAAAATGCTTCATCTCTGGAAGATTGCAATGCAAGTGCCACAAAAGAGTTTGGGGAAACCCGAAGTATCCAGAAAATTCTCGGGGTTCCAATTCTTGAAAATTCTTTGGCTTCCAAAACTGAATCATCTTCTCTTGTTTCCACTTGTGTTACTCTTCAGTTCTCACCTGAGGGTGAAAATTTTGGACATGAACGGAGGAAGATGTTGATTGACATTAACATGCCTTGTGATCTTTCTATGACTGAGCCTGAGAAACCAGATGCTATCGAACCACTCGTTCCTGAGAAGGTGATGGAGACGAAAGTCAACAATATCAGAAGTTGCTTCGATTTGAACTCGTGTATTACTGAAGATGAGGATCCTTTCTCTGTTGAAAGCAATAATGTCGGTGTGAAGGCTGTTCTGGAGATAGATCTGGAAGCACCTTTTGTTTTGGATGCTGAACAAACAGATTTGCAAATGGATATGCCTGAAGAAGATGACAAGCAATACGAGGAATGCTCACAATTGGTTGAAGACAATCCTGAGCAAAAACGGGATGAAATTGACAGGATTGCAGCGGAAGCAATTGTTGCCATCTCATTATCCAGTCAGTGCATTCTCATGGAGGAAGCCTGCTGTGATCCATCTGATGATCCATTGGAATCCTTACGTTGGTTTGTTGATGTAGTCTCTTCTTTTGCTGATGAACCTGAAAACGGGCCTGAAAGAGGAACAATAAGTGAGGATGTTGCAATTGTTGCACATTCAACTGCTAAGGAATTAGATTACTTCGAGGCAATGACATTACAACTGACGGAGACCAAGAAAGAAGACTACATGCCAAAGCCTTTTGTTCCTGAATTCCAAACAGTGGAAGATGCAGGCGCCACTTCACTAACAAATCGACCCCGTAGAGGGCCTGCTAGGAGGGGAAGGCAGCGTAGGGACTTTCAGAGAGATATCCTTCCTGGTCTGGTTTCCTTATCAAGGCACGAGGTGACTGAAGATCTTCAGACATTTGGAGGATTGATGAGAGCTACGGGGCATACTTGGAGCTCTGGATTGACAAGGAGGACTGGCAGCAGGAATGGAAGAAGCCGGAGAACAGTGATTGAATCCATTGCCCCTGTCACTGTGTTAACCACAATAAGTCCCCCTCTACTGCACCAACTTAATAATATGGAAGGTAGTTTGGAGGATAAAAGCCTTACAGGGTGGGGGAAAACAACAAGACGCCCTCGGAGGCAAAGATGCCCTGCAGGCAATCCTCCTGCCCCGTTAACTTAA